In Eubalaena glacialis isolate mEubGla1 chromosome 12, mEubGla1.1.hap2.+ XY, whole genome shotgun sequence, a single window of DNA contains:
- the MTO1 gene encoding protein MTO1 homolog, mitochondrial isoform X2, whose translation MFSFRGCGRWVAASLTKQHHPSSRFSGDSAAPWTPHFDVVVIGGGHAGTEAAAAAARCGSQTLLLTHRVDTIGQMSCNPSFGGIGKGHLMREVDALDGLCSRICDQSGVHYKVLNRRKGPAVWGLRAQIDRKLYKQNMQKEILNTPLLTVQEGAVEDLILTEPEPEHTGKYRVSGVVLVDGSTVYAESVVLTTGTFLRGMIVIGLEMHPAGRLGDQPSIGLAQTLEKLGFVVGRLKTGTPPRIAKESINFSILNKQTPDNPSIPFSFINETVWIKPEDQLPCYLTHTNPQVDEIVLENLHLNCHVKETTRGPRYCPSIESKVLRFPNRLHQVWLEPEGMDSDLIYPQGLSVTLPAELQEKMITCIRGLEKAKMIQPGYGVQYDYLDPRQITPSLETHLVQRLFFAGQINGTTGYEEAAAQGVIAGINASLRVRHKPPFVISRTEGYIGVLIDDLTTLGTNEPYRMFTSRAEFRLSLRPDNADSRLTFRGYKEAGCVSQQRYERATWMKSSLEEGISVLKSIEFPSSKWKNLIPEASISSGKSLPLSHL comes from the exons ATGTTCTCCTTCCGAGGCTGTGGTCGCTGGGTCGCGGCTTCACTCACCAAACAGCACCATCCGTCTTCCCGGTTCAGCGGTGACAGCGCGGCGCCCTGGACTCCGCACTTCGACGTGGTAGTCATCGGCGGAGGACATGCGGGGACcgaggccgccgccgccgccgctcggtGCGGCTCCCAGACTCTGCTGCTCACGCACCGAGTGGACACCATCG GTCAGATGTCCTGTAATCCTTCCTTTGGTGGCATTGGAAAGGGGCATTTAATGAGAGAAGTTGATGCCTTGGATGGCCTGTGTTCTCGAATCTGTGACCAGTCTGGTGTACATTACAAAGTATTAAACCGGCGCAAGGGACCAGCTGTTTGGGGTCTGAGAGCTCAAATTGATAGGAAACTTTATAAACAGAACATGCAG AAAGAAATCCTAAATACACCGCTGCTTACTGTTCAGGAGGGAGCTGTAGAAGATCTTATTCTTACAGAACCAGAGCCTGAGCACACTGGGAAATACCGCGTCAGTGGTGTTGTTTTGG TGGATGGAAGTACAGTGTATGCGGAGAGTGTGGTTCTAACTACTGGGACGTTTCTGAGAGGCATGATTGTAATTGGATTGGAGATGCATCCAGCGGGACGTTTAGGGGATCAGCCTTCCATAGGGTTGGCTCAGACTCTGGAGAAGTTGGGGTTTGTGGTGGGAAGATTGAAGACTGGGACTCCGCCCCGGATCGCCAAAGAATCCATTAATTTCAGCATTCTAAACAAGCAGACACCAGATAATCCATCCATACCGTTCAGCTTTATCAATGAGACAGTGTGGATCAAG CCAGAAGATCAGCTGCCATGTTACTTGACTCACACCAACCCTCAAGTGGATGAGATTGTCCTTGAGAACCTTCACCTTAACTGTCACGTTAAGGAAACTACAAGAGGACCCCG ATACTGTCCCTCCATTGAATCAAAGGTTTTGCGTTTTCCAAACCGTCTACATCAGGTTTGGTTGGAACCTGAAGGAATGGATTCTGACCTCATCTACCCGCAAGGGTTATCTGTGACACTGCCAGCTGAATTACAAGAGAAAATGATCACATGCATCAGAGGCTTGGAGAAAGCTAAAATGATTCAGCCAG GCTATGGTGTTCAGTATGATTACTTGGACCCCCGTCAGATCACTCCTTCTCTCGAGACTCATTTGGTGCAGCGGCTCTTCTTTGCTGGACAGATAAATGGCACTACTGGTTATGAGGAAGCTGCAGCTCAA GGCGTGATAGCTGGAATCAATGCAAGTCTTCGGGTCAGACACAAGCCTCCTTTTGTCATTAGCCGAACAGAAGGCTACATAGGAGTCTTGATTGATGACCTCACCACGCTGGGTACCAACGAACCATACCGCATGTTTACCAGCCGAGCTGAGTTCCGCTTGTCACTGCGTCCTGATAATGCCGACAGCAGGCTCACGTTCCGAG GGTACAAGGAAGCTGGTTGTGTGTCCCAACAACGATATGAAAGAGCTACTTGGATGAAGTCTTCTTTAGAAGAAGGCATTTCTGTGCTAAAATCCATTGAGTTTCCAAGTTCTAAATGGAAAAACTTAATCCCAGAGGCTTCTATAAGTAGTGGTAAAAGTCTGCCTCTCAG